A stretch of Chanodichthys erythropterus isolate Z2021 chromosome 20, ASM2448905v1, whole genome shotgun sequence DNA encodes these proteins:
- the iqsec1a gene encoding IQ motif and Sec7 domain ArfGEF 1a isoform X5 yields MTACTLRVDIVEGNIQNSEPGPSLDTSIGYGHGPVSHSSSLSPDQFEGSVYSHSIQPGPQRPQRPKLQHSQSILRKQAEEEAIKRSRSLSESYELSTDLQDKKVEMLERKYGGRFITRHAARTIQTAFRQYQMNKNFERLRSSMSENRMTRRILLSNMRMQFSFEGPEKVHGSVFEGKQMSLLDDTSQVGAMVQAGEKVPVILEAPEPQNDLTDTITELEDTFSRQVKSLAESIDDALNCRSLRREEIQPEQTVCQEGLQQEDELPQPDEHHKLDEICDVTLFIDEDELSPLVQPSCSIDQPSSTESEQRTQSIGSSQEYWSMEAKDDKLDTDTSYRSTPSLECQGHSQLCMDLPLLTIEPPSDSSADTSDRSEHSLVQPQNINEQTVAGPQAIPKHISHGLPPRVPSLSLDEEPRRPRQVESHLATNGNRQSKTESEFSDGDNDSINSNSNSIDTINSESSSRDSLSKQTYHKDTRNSWDSPAFSSDLMRKRQYRIGLNLFNKKPEKGIQYLTERGFIPDTPVGVAHFLLQRKGLSRQMIGEFLGNRQKQFNRDVLDCVVDELDFSGMELDEALRKFQAQIRVQGEAQKVERLIEAYSQRYCICNPDVVRQFRNPDTIFILAFAIILLNTDMYSPNVKMERKMKLEDFIKNLRGVDDGEDIPREMLVGIYERIQKKELKTNDDHVSQVQKVEKLIVGKKQMGSLHHGLGCVLSQAHRRLVCYCRLFEVPDPNRLQKLGQHQREIFLFNDLLVVTKIFQKKKNSVTYSFRQSFSLYGMQVMLFENQFYPNGIRLTSVIPGADFKVLINFNAPNPQDRKKFTSDLRESIAEVQEMEKYRIESELEKQKGVVRPSMSQSMSGLKKETGNGTMGRTSLDDTYAMGEGLKRSALSSSLRDLSEAGLHL; encoded by the exons ATGACTGCATGTACTCTACGTGTggacat TGTGGAGGGGAATATTCAAAACAGCGAGCCTGGCCCTTCCTTGGACACCAGCATAGGATATGGCCATGGCCCTGTCAGTCACAGTTCTTCCTTGAGTCCTGACCAGTTTGAAGGCTCAGTGTACAGCCACAGCATCCAGCCAGGCCCACAGCGCCCTCAGCGACCCAAACTACAACACTCTCAATCTATTCTCCGCAAGCAGGCAGAGGAGGAGGCCATCAAACGCTCACGCTCCCTCTCTGAAAGCTATGAGCTCTCCACAGACCTTCAGGACAAGAAG GTGGAAATGCTTGAGCGGAAATATGGAGGCCGTTTCATAACCCGCCATGCTGCACGGACCATCCAGACAGCTTTCCGCCAATACCAAATGAACAAGAACTTTGAACGTCTCAGGAGTTCTATGTCGGAGAACCGCATGACCCGCAGGATTCTTTTATCCAACATGAGGATGCAGTTTTCCTTTGAAGGACCCGAGAAAGTCCACGGCTCTGTTTTTGAGGGGAAGCAAATGTCTCTCCTGGATGATACCAGCCAAGTGGGAGCCATGGTGCAGGCTGGAGAGAAGGTTCCTGTTATTTTGGAGGCCCCAGAACCTCAAAACGATTTAACAGATACAATCACAGAGCTAGAGGACACTTTCTCAAGGCAAGTAAAGTCATTGGCAGAGTCAATTGACGATGCACTGAACTGCCGTAGTCTACGCAGAGAGGAGATCCAGCCTGAACAAACAGTTTGTCAAGAGGGCCTGCAGCAGGAGGATGAGCTCCCTCAGCCTGATGAGCACCACAAACTGGATGAGATCTGTGACGTGACACTCTTTATCGATGAAGATGAGCTCTCTCCACTGGTTCAGCCTTCCTGCTCTATAGATCAGCCATCCAGCACCGAGTCTGAGCAGCGCACACAGTCCATCGGCTCCTCGCAAGAGTATTGGTCCATGGAGGCCAAGGATGACAAGTTGGACACGGACACTAGCTACAGGAGCACTCCATCCCTCGAATGCCAGGGGCATTCACAGCTCTGTATGGACTTACCCCTGTTGACCATTGAGCCTCCCAGTGACAGCTCAGCAGATACAAGCGATCGTTCTGAGCATAGTTTGGTCCAGccacaaaatattaatgaaCAGACTGTTGCAGGACCACAGGCCATTCCCAAACACATCTCACATGGACTACCTCCTAGAGTTCCCTCGCTTTCTCTAGACGAAGAGCCACGTAGACCCCGACAGGTGGAGAGCCACCTGGCCACCAACGGCAACCGACAGAGCAAGACAGAATCAGAATTTTCAGATGGAGACAATGACAGTATCAACAGCAATTCAAATTCCATTGATACAATAAACTCAGAATCCTCATCTAGAGATAGTCTCAGCAAGCAGACCTACCACAAAGACACTCGCAACAGTTGGGACTCTCCAGCGTTCAGCAGTGATCTCATGCGCAAGAGACAGTACCGCATTGGCCTCAACCTCTTCAATAA AAAGCCAGAGAAGGGAATACAGTACCTAACGGAGAGGGGATTTATTCCTGACACACCCGTGGGCGTGGCCCACTTCCTGCTGCAGAGGAAAGGCTTGAGTAGACAGATGATTGGTGAATTTCTCGGAAACAGACAGAAACAGTTTAATAGGGATGTTTTAGA CTGTGTGGTGGATGAGTTGGATTTCTCAGGGATGGAGCTGGATGAAGCTTTGCGGAAATTCCAGGCTCAAATCCGGGTTCAGGGGGAAGCACAGAAGGTGGAGCGCCTGATCGAGGCTTACAG CCAGCGCTACTGCATCTGTAATCCTGATGTGGTCCGTCAGTTCCGTAACCCTGACACCATCTTCATCCTGGCATTCGCCATTATCCTCCTCAACACAGACATGTACAGCCCCAACGTCAAGATGGAACGCAAGATGAAGCTTGAGGACTTCATCAAGAATCTACGAG GGGTTGATGATGGAGAGGACATCCCTCGGGAGATGCTGGTTGGGATTTACGAGCGGATCCAAAAGAAGGAGCTTAAAACAAATGATGACCATGTGTCTCAGGTGCAGAAGGTGGAGAAACTCATTGTGGGCAAGAAGCAA ATGGGATCGCTTCACCATGGCCTTGGATGT gtGCTGTCTCAGGCTCATCGCAGGCTCGTGTGCTACTGCAGACTGTTTGAGGTCCCGGATCCAAACAGACTGCAAAAACTCGGCCAGCATCAGCGGGAGATCTTCCTGTTTAATGACCTCCTGGTG GTTACCAAGATCTtccaaaagaagaaaaattcAGTGACATATAGTTTCAGGCAGTCTTTCTCTTTGTACGGGATGCAAGTGATGCTCTTTGAGAATCAGT TCTATCCGAATGGTATCCGGCTGACTTCAGTCATTCCAGGTGCTGACTTCAAAGTCCTGATAAATTTCAATGCTCCCAACCCTCAGGACCGCAAGAAATTCACCAGCGACCTGCGAGAATCCATCGCTGAGGTCCAGGAAATGGAAAAGTACCGGATAGAGT CTGAGCTGGAGAAGCAGAAAGGGGTGGTCAGGCCCAGTATGTCTCAGAGCATGTCTGGATTAAAGAAAGAGACAGGAAATGGCACCATGGGCCGCACTAGTCTGGATGACACTTACGCCATGGGAGAGGGACTAAAGCGGAGTGCACTCAGCAGCTCCTTGCGTGATCTTTCTGAAGCAG GACTCCATCTTTAG
- the iqsec1a gene encoding IQ motif and Sec7 domain ArfGEF 1a isoform X3, with protein MADKQKKLDFFGSFFGRHSRQHAAESKSYVEGNIQNSEPGPSLDTSIGYGHGPVSHSSSLSPDQFEGSVYSHSIQPGPQRPQRPKLQHSQSILRKQAEEEAIKRSRSLSESYELSTDLQDKKVEMLERKYGGRFITRHAARTIQTAFRQYQMNKNFERLRSSMSENRMTRRILLSNMRMQFSFEGPEKVHGSVFEGKQMSLLDDTSQVGAMVQAGEKVPVILEAPEPQNDLTDTITELEDTFSRQVKSLAESIDDALNCRSLRREEIQPEQTVCQEGLQQEDELPQPDEHHKLDEICDVTLFIDEDELSPLVQPSCSIDQPSSTESEQRTQSIGSSQEYWSMEAKDDKLDTDTSYRSTPSLECQGHSQLCMDLPLLTIEPPSDSSADTSDRSEHSLVQPQNINEQTVAGPQAIPKHISHGLPPRVPSLSLDEEPRRPRQVESHLATNGNRQSKTESEFSDGDNDSINSNSNSIDTINSESSSRDSLSKQTYHKDTRNSWDSPAFSSDLMRKRQYRIGLNLFNKKPEKGIQYLTERGFIPDTPVGVAHFLLQRKGLSRQMIGEFLGNRQKQFNRDVLDCVVDELDFSGMELDEALRKFQAQIRVQGEAQKVERLIEAYSQRYCICNPDVVRQFRNPDTIFILAFAIILLNTDMYSPNVKMERKMKLEDFIKNLRGVDDGEDIPREMLVGIYERIQKKELKTNDDHVSQVQKVEKLIVGKKQMGSLHHGLGCVLSQAHRRLVCYCRLFEVPDPNRLQKLGQHQREIFLFNDLLVVTKIFQKKKNSVTYSFRQSFSLYGMQVMLFENQFYPNGIRLTSVIPGADFKVLINFNAPNPQDRKKFTSDLRESIAEVQEMEKYRIESELEKQKGVVRPSMSQSMSGLKKETGNGTMGRTSLDDTYAMGEGLKRSALSSSLRDLSEAGLHL; from the exons ATGGCAGATAAGCAGAAGAAACTGGACTTCTTTGGATCTTTCTTTGGACGACATTCACGTCAACATGCTGCAGAGAGTAAGAGTTA TGTGGAGGGGAATATTCAAAACAGCGAGCCTGGCCCTTCCTTGGACACCAGCATAGGATATGGCCATGGCCCTGTCAGTCACAGTTCTTCCTTGAGTCCTGACCAGTTTGAAGGCTCAGTGTACAGCCACAGCATCCAGCCAGGCCCACAGCGCCCTCAGCGACCCAAACTACAACACTCTCAATCTATTCTCCGCAAGCAGGCAGAGGAGGAGGCCATCAAACGCTCACGCTCCCTCTCTGAAAGCTATGAGCTCTCCACAGACCTTCAGGACAAGAAG GTGGAAATGCTTGAGCGGAAATATGGAGGCCGTTTCATAACCCGCCATGCTGCACGGACCATCCAGACAGCTTTCCGCCAATACCAAATGAACAAGAACTTTGAACGTCTCAGGAGTTCTATGTCGGAGAACCGCATGACCCGCAGGATTCTTTTATCCAACATGAGGATGCAGTTTTCCTTTGAAGGACCCGAGAAAGTCCACGGCTCTGTTTTTGAGGGGAAGCAAATGTCTCTCCTGGATGATACCAGCCAAGTGGGAGCCATGGTGCAGGCTGGAGAGAAGGTTCCTGTTATTTTGGAGGCCCCAGAACCTCAAAACGATTTAACAGATACAATCACAGAGCTAGAGGACACTTTCTCAAGGCAAGTAAAGTCATTGGCAGAGTCAATTGACGATGCACTGAACTGCCGTAGTCTACGCAGAGAGGAGATCCAGCCTGAACAAACAGTTTGTCAAGAGGGCCTGCAGCAGGAGGATGAGCTCCCTCAGCCTGATGAGCACCACAAACTGGATGAGATCTGTGACGTGACACTCTTTATCGATGAAGATGAGCTCTCTCCACTGGTTCAGCCTTCCTGCTCTATAGATCAGCCATCCAGCACCGAGTCTGAGCAGCGCACACAGTCCATCGGCTCCTCGCAAGAGTATTGGTCCATGGAGGCCAAGGATGACAAGTTGGACACGGACACTAGCTACAGGAGCACTCCATCCCTCGAATGCCAGGGGCATTCACAGCTCTGTATGGACTTACCCCTGTTGACCATTGAGCCTCCCAGTGACAGCTCAGCAGATACAAGCGATCGTTCTGAGCATAGTTTGGTCCAGccacaaaatattaatgaaCAGACTGTTGCAGGACCACAGGCCATTCCCAAACACATCTCACATGGACTACCTCCTAGAGTTCCCTCGCTTTCTCTAGACGAAGAGCCACGTAGACCCCGACAGGTGGAGAGCCACCTGGCCACCAACGGCAACCGACAGAGCAAGACAGAATCAGAATTTTCAGATGGAGACAATGACAGTATCAACAGCAATTCAAATTCCATTGATACAATAAACTCAGAATCCTCATCTAGAGATAGTCTCAGCAAGCAGACCTACCACAAAGACACTCGCAACAGTTGGGACTCTCCAGCGTTCAGCAGTGATCTCATGCGCAAGAGACAGTACCGCATTGGCCTCAACCTCTTCAATAA AAAGCCAGAGAAGGGAATACAGTACCTAACGGAGAGGGGATTTATTCCTGACACACCCGTGGGCGTGGCCCACTTCCTGCTGCAGAGGAAAGGCTTGAGTAGACAGATGATTGGTGAATTTCTCGGAAACAGACAGAAACAGTTTAATAGGGATGTTTTAGA CTGTGTGGTGGATGAGTTGGATTTCTCAGGGATGGAGCTGGATGAAGCTTTGCGGAAATTCCAGGCTCAAATCCGGGTTCAGGGGGAAGCACAGAAGGTGGAGCGCCTGATCGAGGCTTACAG CCAGCGCTACTGCATCTGTAATCCTGATGTGGTCCGTCAGTTCCGTAACCCTGACACCATCTTCATCCTGGCATTCGCCATTATCCTCCTCAACACAGACATGTACAGCCCCAACGTCAAGATGGAACGCAAGATGAAGCTTGAGGACTTCATCAAGAATCTACGAG GGGTTGATGATGGAGAGGACATCCCTCGGGAGATGCTGGTTGGGATTTACGAGCGGATCCAAAAGAAGGAGCTTAAAACAAATGATGACCATGTGTCTCAGGTGCAGAAGGTGGAGAAACTCATTGTGGGCAAGAAGCAA ATGGGATCGCTTCACCATGGCCTTGGATGT gtGCTGTCTCAGGCTCATCGCAGGCTCGTGTGCTACTGCAGACTGTTTGAGGTCCCGGATCCAAACAGACTGCAAAAACTCGGCCAGCATCAGCGGGAGATCTTCCTGTTTAATGACCTCCTGGTG GTTACCAAGATCTtccaaaagaagaaaaattcAGTGACATATAGTTTCAGGCAGTCTTTCTCTTTGTACGGGATGCAAGTGATGCTCTTTGAGAATCAGT TCTATCCGAATGGTATCCGGCTGACTTCAGTCATTCCAGGTGCTGACTTCAAAGTCCTGATAAATTTCAATGCTCCCAACCCTCAGGACCGCAAGAAATTCACCAGCGACCTGCGAGAATCCATCGCTGAGGTCCAGGAAATGGAAAAGTACCGGATAGAGT CTGAGCTGGAGAAGCAGAAAGGGGTGGTCAGGCCCAGTATGTCTCAGAGCATGTCTGGATTAAAGAAAGAGACAGGAAATGGCACCATGGGCCGCACTAGTCTGGATGACACTTACGCCATGGGAGAGGGACTAAAGCGGAGTGCACTCAGCAGCTCCTTGCGTGATCTTTCTGAAGCAG GACTCCATCTTTAG
- the iqsec1a gene encoding IQ motif and Sec7 domain ArfGEF 1a isoform X6, whose product MLERKYGGRFITRHAARTIQTAFRQYQMNKNFERLRSSMSENRMTRRILLSNMRMQFSFEGPEKVHGSVFEGKQMSLLDDTSQVGAMVQAGEKVPVILEAPEPQNDLTDTITELEDTFSRQVKSLAESIDDALNCRSLRREEIQPEQTVCQEGLQQEDELPQPDEHHKLDEICDVTLFIDEDELSPLVQPSCSIDQPSSTESEQRTQSIGSSQEYWSMEAKDDKLDTDTSYRSTPSLECQGHSQLCMDLPLLTIEPPSDSSADTSDRSEHSLVQPQNINEQTVAGPQAIPKHISHGLPPRVPSLSLDEEPRRPRQVESHLATNGNRQSKTESEFSDGDNDSINSNSNSIDTINSESSSRDSLSKQTYHKDTRNSWDSPAFSSDLMRKRQYRIGLNLFNKKPEKGIQYLTERGFIPDTPVGVAHFLLQRKGLSRQMIGEFLGNRQKQFNRDVLDCVVDELDFSGMELDEALRKFQAQIRVQGEAQKVERLIEAYSQRYCICNPDVVRQFRNPDTIFILAFAIILLNTDMYSPNVKMERKMKLEDFIKNLRGVDDGEDIPREMLVGIYERIQKKELKTNDDHVSQVQKVEKLIVGKKQMGSLHHGLGCVLSQAHRRLVCYCRLFEVPDPNRLQKLGQHQREIFLFNDLLVVTKIFQKKKNSVTYSFRQSFSLYGMQVMLFENQFYPNGIRLTSVIPGADFKVLINFNAPNPQDRKKFTSDLRESIAEVQEMEKYRIESELEKQKGVVRPSMSQSMSGLKKETGNGTMGRTSLDDTYAMGEGLKRSALSSSLRDLSEAGLHL is encoded by the exons ATGCTTGAGCGGAAATATGGAGGCCGTTTCATAACCCGCCATGCTGCACGGACCATCCAGACAGCTTTCCGCCAATACCAAATGAACAAGAACTTTGAACGTCTCAGGAGTTCTATGTCGGAGAACCGCATGACCCGCAGGATTCTTTTATCCAACATGAGGATGCAGTTTTCCTTTGAAGGACCCGAGAAAGTCCACGGCTCTGTTTTTGAGGGGAAGCAAATGTCTCTCCTGGATGATACCAGCCAAGTGGGAGCCATGGTGCAGGCTGGAGAGAAGGTTCCTGTTATTTTGGAGGCCCCAGAACCTCAAAACGATTTAACAGATACAATCACAGAGCTAGAGGACACTTTCTCAAGGCAAGTAAAGTCATTGGCAGAGTCAATTGACGATGCACTGAACTGCCGTAGTCTACGCAGAGAGGAGATCCAGCCTGAACAAACAGTTTGTCAAGAGGGCCTGCAGCAGGAGGATGAGCTCCCTCAGCCTGATGAGCACCACAAACTGGATGAGATCTGTGACGTGACACTCTTTATCGATGAAGATGAGCTCTCTCCACTGGTTCAGCCTTCCTGCTCTATAGATCAGCCATCCAGCACCGAGTCTGAGCAGCGCACACAGTCCATCGGCTCCTCGCAAGAGTATTGGTCCATGGAGGCCAAGGATGACAAGTTGGACACGGACACTAGCTACAGGAGCACTCCATCCCTCGAATGCCAGGGGCATTCACAGCTCTGTATGGACTTACCCCTGTTGACCATTGAGCCTCCCAGTGACAGCTCAGCAGATACAAGCGATCGTTCTGAGCATAGTTTGGTCCAGccacaaaatattaatgaaCAGACTGTTGCAGGACCACAGGCCATTCCCAAACACATCTCACATGGACTACCTCCTAGAGTTCCCTCGCTTTCTCTAGACGAAGAGCCACGTAGACCCCGACAGGTGGAGAGCCACCTGGCCACCAACGGCAACCGACAGAGCAAGACAGAATCAGAATTTTCAGATGGAGACAATGACAGTATCAACAGCAATTCAAATTCCATTGATACAATAAACTCAGAATCCTCATCTAGAGATAGTCTCAGCAAGCAGACCTACCACAAAGACACTCGCAACAGTTGGGACTCTCCAGCGTTCAGCAGTGATCTCATGCGCAAGAGACAGTACCGCATTGGCCTCAACCTCTTCAATAA AAAGCCAGAGAAGGGAATACAGTACCTAACGGAGAGGGGATTTATTCCTGACACACCCGTGGGCGTGGCCCACTTCCTGCTGCAGAGGAAAGGCTTGAGTAGACAGATGATTGGTGAATTTCTCGGAAACAGACAGAAACAGTTTAATAGGGATGTTTTAGA CTGTGTGGTGGATGAGTTGGATTTCTCAGGGATGGAGCTGGATGAAGCTTTGCGGAAATTCCAGGCTCAAATCCGGGTTCAGGGGGAAGCACAGAAGGTGGAGCGCCTGATCGAGGCTTACAG CCAGCGCTACTGCATCTGTAATCCTGATGTGGTCCGTCAGTTCCGTAACCCTGACACCATCTTCATCCTGGCATTCGCCATTATCCTCCTCAACACAGACATGTACAGCCCCAACGTCAAGATGGAACGCAAGATGAAGCTTGAGGACTTCATCAAGAATCTACGAG GGGTTGATGATGGAGAGGACATCCCTCGGGAGATGCTGGTTGGGATTTACGAGCGGATCCAAAAGAAGGAGCTTAAAACAAATGATGACCATGTGTCTCAGGTGCAGAAGGTGGAGAAACTCATTGTGGGCAAGAAGCAA ATGGGATCGCTTCACCATGGCCTTGGATGT gtGCTGTCTCAGGCTCATCGCAGGCTCGTGTGCTACTGCAGACTGTTTGAGGTCCCGGATCCAAACAGACTGCAAAAACTCGGCCAGCATCAGCGGGAGATCTTCCTGTTTAATGACCTCCTGGTG GTTACCAAGATCTtccaaaagaagaaaaattcAGTGACATATAGTTTCAGGCAGTCTTTCTCTTTGTACGGGATGCAAGTGATGCTCTTTGAGAATCAGT TCTATCCGAATGGTATCCGGCTGACTTCAGTCATTCCAGGTGCTGACTTCAAAGTCCTGATAAATTTCAATGCTCCCAACCCTCAGGACCGCAAGAAATTCACCAGCGACCTGCGAGAATCCATCGCTGAGGTCCAGGAAATGGAAAAGTACCGGATAGAGT CTGAGCTGGAGAAGCAGAAAGGGGTGGTCAGGCCCAGTATGTCTCAGAGCATGTCTGGATTAAAGAAAGAGACAGGAAATGGCACCATGGGCCGCACTAGTCTGGATGACACTTACGCCATGGGAGAGGGACTAAAGCGGAGTGCACTCAGCAGCTCCTTGCGTGATCTTTCTGAAGCAG GACTCCATCTTTAG